One genomic segment of Syngnathus acus chromosome 1, fSynAcu1.2, whole genome shotgun sequence includes these proteins:
- the LOC119116385 gene encoding Fc receptor-like protein 5 isoform X2, with product MRNLHALFLLPLLGGSIASHPVLDGPDMAYLGSQVVFRCNVPDSSSPVIYELRRDGRLIDPRTHLQENQSASFLLKVTVRSGGLYHCEAKTEGSTGLSNVIRLSVVTPASHTRLNSDPSPAVLYEGSRMVLTCDAAKGSHLSYRWFFNRTHVTSTSSPGLHITGNKLVMEKATAEHAGYYSCMAWSRVQDVQRFSSSSEVKVAVKVHLLKPEISLSVFKEGTHYRGNVTCWTSRGTPPVNFSLSVDNKKLASVVASDSLSAWFNISVVPGLDMGAAQCWVRNEVQELTSEPLTLDVVPVGGDVNVEVDYLYTSNSKLAATRLTCYVSRGSFPLVSWLFNNATLPSETQMNSKMQQVRPQYALMDWRRILILAKLDPKDAGYYKCRVRDRYDDSATWLESNAVLIQVKDWMLDNRPQETASPETSAITTEIIAIVFCSFLLLTLAVSSYCVYMMIDNKKGLRSSSAPKANRLINAQQAAV from the exons ATGAGGAACTTACAcgcactttttttgttgccacTTTTGG GTGGATCAATAGCTTCTCACCCAGTGCTTGATGGTCCTGACATGGCATACCTTGGCTCCCAAGTGGTTTTCCGTTGTAACGTGCCCGACTCCTCTTCGCCAGTCATATATGAACTGAGAAGGGATGGTCGCCTGATCGACCCAAGAACACATCTCCAAGAGAACCAATCTGCATCCTTCTTACTGAAGGTGACTGTGAGATCAGGAGGGTTGTACCATTGTGAAGCAAAGACCGAGGGAAGCACGGGATTGAGCAACGTCATCAgactgagtgttgtta CTCCAGCATCACACACCAGGTTGAACTCTGACCCCTCACCTGCGGTCCTATATGAGGGGTCCAGAATGGTTTTGACCTGCGATGCTGCGAAGGGGTCCCACCTCTCCTACAGGTGGTTTTTCAACAGAACGCATGTTACCTCTACTAGCTCTCCTGGACTTCACATCACTGGGAATAAGCTTGTGATGGAAAAGGCGACTGCGGAGCATGCTGGGTACTATTCATGTATGGCATGGTCCAGGGTGCAGGACGTCCAAAGGTTTTCCAGCAGCTCAGAAGTCAAGGTGGCAGTCAAAG TCCATCTTTTGAAACCGGAGATCTCTCTTTCcgtcttcaaagagggaacaCATTACCGTGGTAACGTAACCTGCTGGACATCCAGAGGAACTCCTCCAGTCAACTTCTCTCTTTCGGTGGACAATAAAAAGTTGGCCTCCGTTGTAGCTTCGGACTCTCTCAGTGCCTGGTTCAACATATCAGTGGTCCCTGGGCTAGATATGGGCGCGGCTCAATGTTGGGTGAGAAATGAGGTGCAGGAGTTGACGAGTGAGCCTCTGACGCTGGACGTGG TGCCAGTTGGAGGTGACGTTAATGTCGAAGTTGACTATCTCTACACATCGAACTCCAAACTGGCTGCGACCAGACTGACTTGTTATGTCAGTCGAGGATCTTTTCCTTTAGTCTCTTGGCTTTTTAATAATGCTACACTTCCTtctgaaacacaaatgaacTCCAAGATGCAGCAGGTCCGGCCTCAGTATGCCCTGATGGACTGGAGACGTATTCTTATTCTAGCCAAGCTGGACCCCAAAGACGCAGGCTATTACAAATGCAGGGTCAGGGACAGATATGATGACTCCGCCACCTGGCTGGAGAGTAACGCTGTCCTCATCCAAGTCAAAG ACTGGATGCTTGACAACAGACCCCAAGAAACAGCATCTCCTGAAACATCAGCAA TAACAACGGAGATCATCGCCATCGTGTTCTGCTCCTTTCTCCTCCTGACGTTGGCAGTCAGCAGCTACTGCGTGTACATGatgattgacaataaaaaag GTCTTCGCTCCAGTTCAGCCCCAAA GGCAAATAGGCTGATAAATGCTCAACAGGCCGCAGTGTAA
- the LOC119116385 gene encoding Fc receptor-like protein 5 isoform X1 yields MRNLHALFLLPLLGGSIASHPVLDGPDMAYLGSQVVFRCNVPDSSSPVIYELRRDGRLIDPRTHLQENQSASFLLKVTVRSGGLYHCEAKTEGSTGLSNVIRLSVVTPASHTRLNSDPSPAVLYEGSRMVLTCDAAKGSHLSYRWFFNRTHVTSTSSPGLHITGNKLVMEKATAEHAGYYSCMAWSRVQDVQRFSSSSEVKVAVKVHLLKPEISLSVFKEGTHYRGNVTCWTSRGTPPVNFSLSVDNKKLASVVASDSLSAWFNISVVPGLDMGAAQCWVRNEVQELTSEPLTLDVVPVGGDVNVEVDYLYTSNSKLAATRLTCYVSRGSFPLVSWLFNNATLPSETQMNSKMQQVRPQYALMDWRRILILAKLDPKDAGYYKCRVRDRYDDSATWLESNAVLIQVKDWMLDNRPQETASPETSAITTEIIAIVFCSFLLLTLAVSSYCVYMMIDNKKGLRSSSAPNATSDVLPLSVPIFHLEGK; encoded by the exons ATGAGGAACTTACAcgcactttttttgttgccacTTTTGG GTGGATCAATAGCTTCTCACCCAGTGCTTGATGGTCCTGACATGGCATACCTTGGCTCCCAAGTGGTTTTCCGTTGTAACGTGCCCGACTCCTCTTCGCCAGTCATATATGAACTGAGAAGGGATGGTCGCCTGATCGACCCAAGAACACATCTCCAAGAGAACCAATCTGCATCCTTCTTACTGAAGGTGACTGTGAGATCAGGAGGGTTGTACCATTGTGAAGCAAAGACCGAGGGAAGCACGGGATTGAGCAACGTCATCAgactgagtgttgtta CTCCAGCATCACACACCAGGTTGAACTCTGACCCCTCACCTGCGGTCCTATATGAGGGGTCCAGAATGGTTTTGACCTGCGATGCTGCGAAGGGGTCCCACCTCTCCTACAGGTGGTTTTTCAACAGAACGCATGTTACCTCTACTAGCTCTCCTGGACTTCACATCACTGGGAATAAGCTTGTGATGGAAAAGGCGACTGCGGAGCATGCTGGGTACTATTCATGTATGGCATGGTCCAGGGTGCAGGACGTCCAAAGGTTTTCCAGCAGCTCAGAAGTCAAGGTGGCAGTCAAAG TCCATCTTTTGAAACCGGAGATCTCTCTTTCcgtcttcaaagagggaacaCATTACCGTGGTAACGTAACCTGCTGGACATCCAGAGGAACTCCTCCAGTCAACTTCTCTCTTTCGGTGGACAATAAAAAGTTGGCCTCCGTTGTAGCTTCGGACTCTCTCAGTGCCTGGTTCAACATATCAGTGGTCCCTGGGCTAGATATGGGCGCGGCTCAATGTTGGGTGAGAAATGAGGTGCAGGAGTTGACGAGTGAGCCTCTGACGCTGGACGTGG TGCCAGTTGGAGGTGACGTTAATGTCGAAGTTGACTATCTCTACACATCGAACTCCAAACTGGCTGCGACCAGACTGACTTGTTATGTCAGTCGAGGATCTTTTCCTTTAGTCTCTTGGCTTTTTAATAATGCTACACTTCCTtctgaaacacaaatgaacTCCAAGATGCAGCAGGTCCGGCCTCAGTATGCCCTGATGGACTGGAGACGTATTCTTATTCTAGCCAAGCTGGACCCCAAAGACGCAGGCTATTACAAATGCAGGGTCAGGGACAGATATGATGACTCCGCCACCTGGCTGGAGAGTAACGCTGTCCTCATCCAAGTCAAAG ACTGGATGCTTGACAACAGACCCCAAGAAACAGCATCTCCTGAAACATCAGCAA TAACAACGGAGATCATCGCCATCGTGTTCTGCTCCTTTCTCCTCCTGACGTTGGCAGTCAGCAGCTACTGCGTGTACATGatgattgacaataaaaaag GTCTTCGCTCCAGTTCAGCCCCAAA TGCCACTTCTGATGTACTGCCTTTGTCTGTACCTATCTTCCACTTGGAGGGCAAATAG
- the tmc8 gene encoding transmembrane channel-like protein 7, translating to MENNVKFTRFLSEESNCSTLSSDSCEYYHMEIFDLLPSNQVVRPEQSRQDASEHMSKGPRDISSQPLRNLTICIQGKRHARNRRNMQTSNIGFWESWRQSQTTNNKRVWSKLGEAISRPVPWKHTLHVIEGRFGVGVNAYFVFLRYLVYLNLVNSAVICAFILGPTAFYGRGNTTDALKFGGNDSVLDFFLGSGYLDRSPVFYGFYTRGSLSYSCLNTPLLYLIGILAILLLSVIVEIRRTTIGYKHKWMLGKRSRMNVSYKIFCGWDFTIKDADTATLNRSFLRNDLKLYLEEQRFSLYAARRTLLQRMRLYLLRIILNLFVLSQLGGAFYLLYFASETSQSIGKSNHYWLVRLLLQYLPPITITFVNLVLPPIFRKISFFEDYSFTMQVNITLVRSIFLKLASLGIYLFFVYTTTHEQCTENQFGSEMYKLCIFNFLATFCTAFLVNYPRKLIQEKFHSSLLGRLSGKQHFLVPINVLDLVYVQTVSWVGVYFCPLLPLIGTVTLILTFYIKKFTVLRCCAAERRMFRASNSSVLFHFMLLLGLVMAATTLGFTLFQQQPTVDTNIFSQHSPCGPFGNGSSMVSVVGVCVESLPNVAKTIIRYLTSEAFALPLLFAEIMILTSYLSQRRANRKTIERLKDMLVMSSSDKRFLVKKHATMLRHKSRLSLHAKRTPSQPT from the exons atggagaataatGTCAAGTTTACAAGATTCTTATCAG AAGAAAGCAATTGTTCCACCCTTTCGTCAGATTCCTGTGAGTATTATCATATGGAGATATTTGACCTGCTGCCAAGTAACCAGGTGGTCCGGcctgagcagagcaggcaggATGCTTCAGAGCACATGTCCAAAGGACCTCGAGACATTTCTTCTCAGCCACTAAGGAATCTTACCATATGCATTCAAGGAAAAAGACATGCCAG GAACAGAAGAAATATGCAAACCAGCAACATTGGTTTCTGGGAGTCTTGGAGGCAGAGCCAGACCACCAACAACAAGAGAGTGTGGTCTAAGTTGGGAGAAGCTATTTCAAGACCAGTACCATGGAAGCACACGCTACATGTCATTGAAG GACGGTTTGGCGTGGGCGTAAATGCCTATTTTGTATTCCTCAGATACCTGGTATACTTGAATCTTGTCAACTCTGCTGTCATATGTGCTTTTATTCTGGGGCCTACAGCATTTTATGGTAGAGGCAACACAACTG ATGCATTAAAGTTTGGAGGCAATGACTCAGTTCTGGATTTCTTTCTTGGCTCG GGCTACCTGGATCGTTCTCCAGTCTTCTATGGTTTCTATACACGTGGTTCACTCAGTTATTCTTGCCTGAATACTCCACTGCTGTACCTCATTGGAATCCTTGCTAtcctcctcctcagtgtcATTGTGGAGATCCGTAG AACAACCATTGGCTACAAGCACAAATGGATGCTGGGAAAGCGTTCCAGGATGAATGTGAGCTACAAGATCTTTTGCGGCTGGGATTTCACCATCAAGGATGCTGATACAGCCACGCTCAACCGTAGCTTCCTGAGGAATGACCTCAAG CTATACTTGGAAGAACAGCGTTTCTCCCTGTATGCAGCAAGAAGGACATTGTTGCAGCGGATGCGTCTCTACCTGCTCCGGATCATCCTCAACCTCTTTGTTCTGTCTCAACTGGGTGGAGCATTCTACCTTCTCTACTTTGCAAGTGAAACATCACAGTCTATTGGAAAG AGCAACCACTACTGGTTAGTCAGACTCCTTCTCCAGTACCTCCCGCCGATCACCATCACCTTTGTTAACCTTGTCCTCCCGCCCATCTTCcgaaaaatttcattttttgaggACTATTCTTTCACCATGCAGGTTAATATCACATTGGTGAG GAGCATCTTTTTGAAGCTTGCCTCATTGGGGATTTACTTATTTTTTGTCTACACAACAACACATGAGCAA TGCACAGAGAACCAATTTGGAAGCGAGATGTACAAACTCTGCATCTTTAACTTCCTTGCCACTTTCTGCACTGCCTTCCTCGTCAATTATCCCAGGAA GCTGATCCAAGAGAAGTTCCACTCATCATTACTGGGCCGGTTATCAGGGAAGCAACATTTCTTGGTCCCCATCAATGTGCTAGATCTGGTCTACGTTCAAACGGTGTCTTGGGTGGGTGTCTacttctgccctctgctgCCTTTGATAGGAACTGTCACGCTGATACTGACATTCTACATCAAGAAG TTCACAGTCTTGCGGTGCTGTGCGGCGGAACGGAGGATGTTTCGAGCCTCCAACTCCTCAGTTTTATTCCACTTCATGTTGCTGCTCGGTCTTGTCATGGCTGCCACCACGCTGGGCTTCACCCTCTTCCAGCAACAACCCACAGTGGACACAAACAT ATTCTCACAGCATTCCCCCTGTGGCCCATTTGGAAATGGATCAAGTATGGTTAGTGTGGTAGGAGTGTGTGTGGAAAGTCTTCCAAACGTGGCAAAAACCATTATCCGCTACCTGACCTCTGAGGCTTTTGCACTGCCACTCTTATTTGCTGAGAT AATGATCTTAACCTCCTATCTGTCACAAAGAAGAGCCAATCGAAAGACTATCGAGAGACTTAAAGATATGCTGGTTATG AGCAGTTCAGATAAGCGTTTCCTGGTGAAAAAGCATGCGACAATGCTGCGACATAAAAGCAGGCTCTCTCTACATGCTAAGAGAACACCCTCTCAACCTACATGA
- the tmc6b gene encoding transmembrane channel-like protein 6b, with product MARNVNFDLGHPLIESGLESPADEEGVHDSFHQLIAEQIHNGGLDDAFELQQLQKELDDESRDNVAHLSSSGPERNERRNQGRLVGMQDDEQLDPATSERWSSATLKILSSMPSRTIGRNRGAIISQYYNRTMQLRRRKQSRPSIQDFSRSARPSIRGYGIETDGADAEANKRDRLVNNLQNLSVSDRVRMLRAMPLSISEKTELRKLALQKERRTLSSKQIPCCSRLKYYIIIAARQSWYSWLSFVHSLQLWQVALKRVSGRFGSGVLSYFLFLKTLLFFNLFLFLMTGVFVVLPQAVHPPALFNNTRAFTGLELFTGAGYFSDSVMYYGYYCNCTLRTSCTNQSAAQYISVSNGTSMDCTLKHLPYKMPLAYFFTIGMAYFVTCIILVYSMSKSFGRSFRIDKSHSILAIKAFCSWDFKVIKKSSVKLMSGNICTQLKELLAEVNCKHTKKTLCQNLWRVAVHCLAWAICVASTTACVLAIYFFSDHMHRNLQQSSRSVTMNPLLKEASLLALPVVVSFINLLLPIMFKLAAWMEEYESPTVRTYVAISRNLMLKVSVLGVLCYHWLGRVAAEPNSLGLKCWESFVGQELYRFLLIDFIFTLLDTLFGEFLWRLFSEKVLKKKRKPVFDIAKNVLDLIYGQTLAWLGVLFTPLLPAVQILKLLLLFYIKKGSVMMNCQAPSRPYRVSQMTTIFITLLCFPSFLGASVCVTYTMWSITPSSSCGPFRELKTMFQAGKRWVEDLEKENPNLSMLARAHSFLVENPLFLFVGAGIFLIVIYFHSQVVDGQRKIIGLLQEQIENEGEDKKFLITRLQSIHEQRRTSARRLTSQDSNC from the exons ATGGCTCGGAATGTGAACTTTGACCTAGGTCATCCCCTTATTGAATCCGGACTAGA AAGCCCAGCAGATGAGGAAGGTGTTCATGACTCATTCCACCAGCTAATAGCAGAGCAGATTCACAATGGAGGCTTGGATGATGCCTTCGAACTGCAGCAACTACAGAAAGAACTGGATGATGAAAGCCGAG ACAATGTGGCTCATCTGTCCAGCTCTGGACCAGAGCGCAATGAGCGGAGGAATCAGGGAAGACTGGTGGGAATGCAGGATGATGAACAACTAGACCCTGCCACTAGTGAACGTTGGTCTTCAGCCACCTTGAAGATCCTGTCCTCCATGCCCAGTCGCACCATTG GTCGCAACAGGGGAGCCATCATCTCTCAATACTACAACAGGACCATGCAGCTTCGCAGACGCAAGCAGAGCAGACCCTCCATCCAAGACTTCTCCCGCTCGGCTAGACCGAGCATTCGAGGTTACGGCATCGAGACAGACGGTGCAGATGCAGAGG CAAATAAAAGGGATCGTCTGGTAAATAACCTGCAGAACCTGTCGGTGAGCGACAGAGTCAGGATGCTCCGGGCTATGCCTCTTAGTATTTCAGAAAAAACGGAACTCAG AAAGTTAGCTTTGCAAAAGGAGAGACGCACTCTGTCAAGCAAGCAGATCCCCTGCTGCAGTCGACTCAAATATTACATCATTATT GCCGCAAGACAGAGTTGGTACAGTTGGCTGTCTTTCGTGCACTCTCTCCAGCTGTGGCAAGTGGCACTCAAGCGAGTGAGCGGCCGTTTCGGCAGCGGGGTCCTGTCGTACTTCCTGTTTCTCAAGACCCTGCTCTTCTTCAATCTCTTCCTCTTTCTGATGACGGGTGTGTTCGTAGTGCTTCCTCAGGCAGTGCACCCACCTGCTCTGTTTAACAACACACGAGCTTTCACTGGACTGGAACTGTTTACTGGAGCG GGATATTTCTCGGACTCAGTGATGTACTATGGGTACTACTGTAACTGCACGCTGCGTACGAGCTGCACCAATCAAAGTGCTGCGCAGTATATATCCGTGTCCAATGGCACCAGTATGGACTGCACGTTGAAGCATCTGCCTTACAAGATGCCTCTTGCCTATTTCTTTACTATAGGCATGGCCTATTTTGTCACATGTATCATCCTTGTGTACAG CATGTCAAAGTCATTTGGTCGAAGCTTCCGAATTGACAAATCTCATAGCATCCTGGCAATTAAGGCCTTCTGCTCCTGGGACTTCAAGGTCATCAAAAAATCTTCCGTTAAACTCATGTCTGGGAATATCTGCACCCAGCTCAAG GAGCTGCTAGCAGAGGTGAAttgcaaacacaccaaaaagaCTCTTTGCCAGAATCTGTGGAGAGTGGCAGTCCACTGTCTGGCGTGGGCTATTTGTGTAGCGAGCACCACCGCTTGTGTGCTCGCCATCTATTTCTTCTCTGACCACATGCACCGG AACCTCCAGCAAAGTTCTCGCAGTGTGACCATGAACCCCTTGCTGAAGGAGGCCAGCCTCCTCGCCCTCCCTGTGGTGGTGTCCTTTATCAACTTGCTGCTGCCTATTATGTTTAAGCTGGCCGCATGGATGGAGGAATACGAGTCACCTACCGTCCGCACATACGTTGCCATTAGCAG AAACTTGATGTTAAAAGTGAGCGTGCTTGGAGTCCTCTGCTACCATTGGCTGGGTCGGGTGGCTGCTGAACCAAATAGTCTCGGCCTGAAG TGCTGGGAGAGTTTTGTTGGCCAAGAACTTTATCGCTTCCTCTTAATAGATTTCATCTTTACTCTACTAGACACCTTGTTTGGAGAATTTCTTTGGAG GTTGTTTTCAGAGAAGgtgctgaagaagaagaggaaaccagtgTTTGATATTGCCAAGAATGTCCTTGACCTCATCTATGGGCAAACGCTAGCCTG GCTGGGCGTTCTCTTCACGCCTCTGCTGCCTGCGGTGCAGATATTGAAACTCCTGCTGcttttttacattaaaaag GGCAGTGTAATGATGAACTGCCAGGCCCCTAGTAGACCATATAGAGTCAGCCAGATGACCACCATCTTCATCACTCTCCTCTGCTTCCCCTCCTTCCTCGGAGCCTCTGTGTGCGTCACCTACACCATGTGGAG TATCACGCCCTCCTCGTCATGTGGGCCCTTTCGTGAACTCAAAACAATGTTTCAGGCTGGAAAGCGTTGGGTGGAGGACctcgaaaaagaaaatcccaaTTTATCCATGTTGGCCAGGGCTCACTCATTTCTGGTGGAGAACCCACTCTTCCTGTTTGTGGGAGCAGGCATCTTCCT GATCGTCATCTATTTCCACAGCCAAGTGGTTGATGGTCAAAGGAAGATTATCGGCTTACTCCAAGAGCAGATCGAGAAT GAAGGGGAAGACAAGAAGTTTCTCATCACTCGCCTGCAGTCCATCCATGAGCAGAGACGAACCTCCGCCCGGAGACTCACAAGTCAG gaTTCCAACTGTTGA
- the aspscr1 gene encoding tether containing UBX domain for GLUT4 — protein sequence MAASGLSVTVLAPNGRRQTVKVSPNTPLLQVLEEVCKKHGFEPDNHALKFQRTVLDLTLQWRFANLPNNAKLEVVPSTRKQIVADSQVRIALQMEDGSRLQGAFSCDKTLWELLTHFPQISVSELTESGSTPVCVYMRDEVCGEEALKNATLKSLGLTGGSAIVRFLQKKDKAPEACMETTEVTVVPVPPAVKKCPQSSTSQFDSIPSHSQNSVSEETIKPKPAQSLKTTPVLTPVSSTSTPPVQQQTLEATNQPKVPPVVRGMSETDSEEAGPSGLNSQSSSSSSDPMVPFIPFSGGGQRLGGPGGSAVGRMLSSSLSSSALSASAVESPKAKKAKPSHHSAAKPQATAEKSDEIMDGAGKFLAPVEREPLIYHLERVSHRSEEDAELPDEFFEVTVDDVRKRFAQLKSERKLLEEAPLMTQALRETQMKEKLDRYPKVVLRIQFPDRHVLQGFFRPLETVGALTDFVRSHLADPLLSFYLFITPPKKILDDPAVTLFQADLFPGALVYLGSDVKTEFYLKRELLESSVSALQANESIASCMLQSTKHSPKPSPDKEPLPPAEPTADTKASTQNDENQPSTHTKAAKPGRSNLGNVPKWLKLPGKK from the exons ATGGCAGCGAGTGGTCTATCCGTGACGGTCCTAGCTCCAAATGGAAGAAGACAGACAGTTAAAGTGTCTCCAAATACACCGTTATTACAG GTGCTGGAGGAGGTCTGCAAGAAGCATGGATTCGAGCCTGACAATCACGCCTTGAA GTTCCAAAGGACTGTTCTTGACCTGACACTGCAGTGGAGATTTGCCAACCTGCCCAACAATGCCAAGCTAGAAGTGGTGCCAAGTACAAGGAAACAAATCGTAGCTGATAGTCAG GTGCGGATTGCGCTGCAGATGGAGGATGGCTCTCGTCTCCAGGGTGCCTTTTCTTGTGACAAGACTCTTTGGGAACTCCTGACACATTTTCCTCAGATCAG TGTGTCAGAGCTGACCGAGTCTGGGTCCactcctgtgtgtgtttacatgaGAGATGAG gtgtgtggTGAAGAGGCCCTCAAGAATGCTACTCTGAAGTCTTTAGGCCTTACTGGAGGAAGTGCCATTGTCAG GTTTTTACAGAAAAAGGACAAAGCACCAGAAGCTTGCATGGAGACAACTGAAGTCACTGTTGTGCCAGTGCCCCCTGCTGTCAAAAAATGCCCCCAAAGCTCAACGTCTCAGTTTGACTCCATTCCTTCTCATTCTCAAAACTCAGTATCAGAAGAGACTATAAAGCCTAAACCTGCTCAGTCACTCAAAACCACCCCGGTGCTCACTCCTGTTTCTTCCACTAGTACACCTCCTGTTCAACAGCAAACATTGGAGGCTACAAATCAACCAAAGGTTCCTCCTGTAGTCAGAGGAATGTCAGAGACGGATAGTGAGGAGGCAGGGCCATCAGGGCTGAACTCtcagtcatcatcatcatcttctgaTCCCATGGTGCCATTCATTCCTTTTTCTGGAGGGGGTCAGCGCCTCGGTGGTCCAGGAGGAAGTGCAGTTGGCCGCATGCTCTCCTCATCGCTATCATCTTCAGCACTGTCAGCGTCTGCTGTAGAATCGCCTAAAGCCAAGAAAGCAAAGCCTTCTCATCATTCTGCCGCCAAG CCTCAAGCCACTGCCGAAAAGTCAGATGAGATTATGGATGGAGCAGGAAAGTTCTTGGCG CCAGTGGAGAGAGAGCCTCTCATCTACCACCTGGAGCGCGTGTCCCATCGCTCTGAAGAGGATGCGGAGCTGCCAGATGAGTTCTTTGAAGTGACTGTGGATGATGTACGCAAGCGTTTTGCCCAGCTAAAGAGTGAGAG GAAATTGTTGGAGGAGGCACCGCTAATGACTCAAGCGCTTCGAGAAACACAGATGAAGGAGAAGTTGGACAGATACCCCAAA GTTGTGCTGAGGATCCAGTTTCCAGATCGACATGTTTTACAGGGCTTCTTCAGGCCCCTCGAAACAG ttGGGGCTTTAACGGATTTTGTAAGGAGCCACTTGGCGGATCCGCTGCTCAGTTTCTACCTCT TTATcactccccccaaaaaaattctgGATGATCCTGCTGTCACACTTTTCCAG GCTGACCTGTTTCCCGGTGCCCTGGTTTACCTTGGCTCTGACGTGAAGACAG AATTCTATTTAAAGAGGGAACTCCTCGAATCCTCGGTCTCGGCTTTGCAAGCAAATGAATCGATTGCCAG CTGTATGCTCCAGTCGACAAAACATTCCCCCAAGCCTTCGCCCGATAAAGAACCGCTGCCTCCTGCAGAGCCAACTGCTGACACTAAAGCGTCCACGCAGAACGATGAAAATCAACCGTCAACTCACACAAAGGCTGCTAAGCCTGGCAGATCCAACCTGGGCAATGTGCCCAAGTGGCTCAAGCTTCCAG